One part of the Bacillota bacterium genome encodes these proteins:
- a CDS encoding amino acid ABC transporter ATP-binding protein — translation MIKIVDLEKSFGANQVLKGVTASVSQGEVVVLIGASGSGKSTLLRCINLLEEPNGGQIFIDGVEVTARGVAKHVVRRETGMVFQQFNLFPHKRVIDNITMASIKVRKTEKGAAEELALDLLRKVDLEEKAYSWPHQLSGGQQQRVAIARALAMRPKVMLFDEVTSSLDPGMTGEVLAVMKQLAADGMTMIVVTHEMAFAREAGDKVLFMHEGVIAEEGPPAGLFSNPRNEATRDFLSKVL, via the coding sequence TTGATCAAGATAGTGGACTTAGAAAAGTCCTTCGGCGCCAATCAGGTGTTGAAAGGCGTTACGGCCTCGGTTAGTCAAGGTGAAGTGGTGGTGCTGATTGGGGCCAGCGGTTCTGGCAAGAGCACCTTGTTGCGCTGTATAAACCTCCTGGAAGAACCCAATGGCGGCCAAATCTTTATCGACGGTGTGGAGGTCACCGCCCGGGGCGTGGCCAAGCATGTGGTGCGCCGGGAGACGGGGATGGTGTTCCAGCAGTTTAACCTCTTCCCCCACAAACGGGTGATTGACAATATCACCATGGCTTCAATCAAGGTGCGGAAGACAGAAAAGGGCGCTGCCGAGGAACTTGCTTTGGATTTATTGCGTAAAGTCGATCTGGAGGAAAAGGCATACTCCTGGCCCCATCAGCTCTCGGGCGGTCAGCAGCAGCGGGTCGCCATCGCCCGGGCGCTGGCGATGAGGCCGAAGGTAATGCTCTTTGATGAGGTTACCTCCTCTTTGGACCCGGGTATGACCGGGGAAGTGTTGGCGGTAATGAAACAGCTGGCCGCCGACGGGATGACGATGATCGTCGTCACCCATGAGATGGCCTTCGCACGGGAAGCGGGCGACAAAGTGCTATTTATGCACGAGGGCGTAATCGCCGAGGAGGGCCCGCCTGCGGGGCTCTTCAGCAATCCTCGCAATGAGGCGACCCGGGATTTCCTTAGTAAAGTCTTGTAG
- a CDS encoding winged helix-turn-helix transcriptional regulator: MTELIKLKALADETRLAMIKLLLTHDFCVGALAKQLGISNAAVSQHLQVLRQAGLVRGQKRGYWMHYSVAREVVADLADELKALVARGGDVVFKCQDSKPESNKCCQG, from the coding sequence GTGACTGAGCTTATAAAATTAAAAGCCCTGGCGGATGAAACCCGGCTTGCAATGATTAAGTTGCTATTGACCCACGATTTTTGCGTAGGCGCCTTGGCTAAGCAATTGGGGATTTCCAACGCCGCAGTTTCCCAGCATCTCCAGGTTCTACGCCAGGCCGGTCTTGTCCGCGGTCAAAAACGGGGCTACTGGATGCATTATTCGGTGGCCCGGGAGGTAGTGGCGGATTTAGCTGATGAACTTAAGGCTTTGGTGGCCCGGGGAGGGGATGTGGTTTTTAAATGCCAGGACAGCAAACCCGAGAGCAATAAATGTTGCCAGGGCTGA
- a CDS encoding ABC transporter ATP-binding protein, giving the protein MNIAEAKNLTKLYGDFCAVDQVSFQIKRGEIFGFLGPNGAGKTTTINMLTGLASITGGQLSIAGFDGNREIKRAQQVMGIVPDESNLYPELSGFDNLCFCAALYGLESVERQARARDLLTQVGLEQVADKKFQTYSKGMKRRLTIAAGLIHEPEILFLDEPTSGIDVESARQIRSLLRQLNAGGTTMFLTTHYIEEAERLCDRIAFIVQGKIVRTGSIDELMAEAQQEQIVEFSLDEHTEASEQVLRQAFQEYKITAPVAGKLRVSASEPIALFPFMEVFQKHSLNVYEAKVIRPSLEEVFVKITGLDSGKLAATQGKRRRGK; this is encoded by the coding sequence ATGAACATTGCCGAGGCAAAGAACCTGACAAAGTTATATGGCGATTTTTGTGCCGTTGATCAGGTGAGTTTTCAGATTAAGCGGGGAGAGATTTTCGGGTTTCTCGGCCCCAACGGTGCCGGCAAGACGACAACAATTAACATGCTCACCGGACTTGCTTCAATTACTGGCGGGCAGCTATCAATTGCCGGTTTCGATGGCAATCGGGAGATTAAACGCGCTCAACAGGTAATGGGGATTGTTCCCGATGAAAGTAACCTCTATCCGGAGCTGAGCGGTTTTGACAATCTCTGCTTTTGTGCCGCCCTATATGGCCTGGAAAGCGTGGAGCGCCAGGCACGGGCCCGAGACCTGCTGACCCAGGTCGGCCTGGAGCAGGTGGCCGACAAAAAGTTTCAGACCTATTCCAAGGGCATGAAGCGGCGCCTGACAATTGCCGCCGGTTTGATTCATGAACCGGAGATTCTCTTTTTGGATGAACCGACCAGCGGCATCGATGTGGAAAGCGCCCGACAGATCCGCAGTTTGCTGCGCCAGTTAAACGCTGGGGGAACAACGATGTTTTTGACCACCCACTACATAGAAGAGGCAGAGCGACTGTGTGACCGGATTGCTTTTATCGTCCAGGGCAAGATTGTCCGCACCGGCAGTATAGATGAGTTGATGGCGGAGGCCCAGCAGGAGCAGATCGTTGAGTTCAGCTTGGATGAACATACAGAGGCATCCGAACAAGTACTGCGCCAAGCCTTCCAGGAATATAAAATCACTGCTCCTGTAGCCGGTAAGTTGCGGGTCTCTGCTTCTGAGCCAATTGCCCTCTTTCCGTTCATGGAAGTTTTCCAAAAACATTCGCTCAATGTCTATGAAGCAAAAGTGATTCGGCCCTCACTGGAGGAAGTGTTTGTCAAGATTACCGGACTGGATTCGGGTAAACTGGCTGCCACCCAGGGAAAAAGGAGGCGAGG